From the Macaca nemestrina isolate mMacNem1 chromosome 2, mMacNem.hap1, whole genome shotgun sequence genome, the window CATGAGCAAAAGGACAACAATATCATTTTTACTATTCATACAGTAACCTGCACGGAATTCAACTCACGCTCAGACTGTACAATGCCAAACAGCGCTTCTGAAACACTAAGAGCTTCCAGCAGAGTCAGGTACTTAATTACCAAAGTAAACAACTCGACCACAAGGGTCTGCAAGCCAAGGACTTTCTTTCCCTCCCGCCCCCAAACAAAAAAGGAGAGTAACTTgacaaactgtttttaaaaaaaaaaaaaaaaaaaatcacaaatggcCCTTAACTACTATAATAAAGCAATTACTACTCCCACCCCCAAGCAAATAAAATAGGTGCTCGAAAGGGCGCTCGCTAGTCTGTGTTCCCTAATTTTATGAAATGAGAACAGGTTGCACTTCCGTACCCCCTCCCCCAAGCTCAGCAGTCTCCCATGTTTTCAGTAGAGAGGTAAATATAACCTCCACCAACTGGCCGGGGAAACTCTCCTTCTCCAAAAGCATGGGACGCCTCGAGAGGtgatggagaaaggaaaagggCTGATACCCCGCCCCAAGCAAAACTGCCTGGGAGACTTGCGGGGTACTGGAGCCGGGAGCGGAGGAGGGAGAGGCGCGCCGGGAAAGTCTTTCCTTCTCCCCGGCCGGGCGAAGAGGGAAGCCCCGGCTTCGGGGCGGGGGGAGGCTACTCACCCGGAACCCCAGACCCCAGTCCCCGGCCAGACACAATGGAGCCGgcagaggggcaggggcagggccgttgccccatcccctccccccgccccaacGCCTCCCCCACCCGTGCCGGGCCCCGAAGAGAAGCACCGGGGCCGCTCCCCGCGCCCCAAACTCCCCGGGGCTCCCGACTAGGCCCGGCTCCGCTCCGCCTCCTCGGCTCTCGCGTAGCGGCGGCGCCCGGGCGGGAAGGGgcgaaggaggaagggagaggcaggcaggagagcCCCCGCCTGGGAGCGGGACGGAGGCCGCGGGCCGAGCCTCGGGGCTGCAGGGTCACCGCGGGGCGGAGGGCGGCCGGGGCGGGGGTGCGCGGCAGCGCCGGCCCCCAGCCGGCAGGGCGGGCGGGCGGCCGCAGTGCCTCACCATGTTGGTGTCCTCCaggcctctcccctcctcctccggCTCCGCAGCGAATggacggcggcggcggcggcggctcctcTCACGGGCTTGCCGGGCTCCCGCTCATGCGCAGTGCGGGGCGGCCCGGCGCGGCCCGAGGAGGCAGCCCCGGGCCTCGGGGAGGCGGAGGGACGGAGGCGGGCGGAGGGCACCCCGCGCGGGGCTTCCCCCGGGCGCGGGGGTCCCCCGGGGCGGAGGCGGGGGGCGCGGCGGGGGAGGGGCGGGCGACGCAAGCCCTCCGCGCGCCGACATCCTCCTGCAGCGCCGGGCGGTCTCTAGTGGGGGCGCCGGGGGACACCCCACCTCCGTTTCCTACGCGGTTCCTTCCGGACGGTCACGGCCGGGTCTACGCGGGCTGGAAGCGGGGACGAGCGGCGGCCGATAAGTTGAGCGGCTGGGGGCGGCTGAAACGGATGGTTGAGGAGCTTCATCCATCCCAGACCTCCCCTCCCCATCAgtaccaaaaaaagagagaagatagtGGAAACACCTACCCCCGCTCCGTGTTTTCTTCTTCCCCCCCCCCCATCTCAGTATCATACTTAGATCCGTTCCCTCGCGTGGGCATCCCAGGGGAGACCTTAGTCCAACCCTGCGGTAGCTGTCACTCTGTTAGTGAGGCCCAGGCTCTCCCCAGACCTGTGTCAGCTGGGAGACAGTGGGGCAACCCTagagtgggatggggtggggtgcaCTGGGACCCAAGGCCCGGCTGCGGGAGTCCAGGTGGCCTGCCTACTGCTAGCTCTCAGTATCCCCTCAGTTCGGCCTGTCCAGGGTGAGATTCGGGAAGCAACTACACATTTTTTCACTGAGGGTCGAGTCAGGCAGGGCGGACAGTCCAGGTGTGACCTGCCCTGGGCGCTAAGTCGGCCGAGGCTGAGGAGCACTAGGATTCTGAGCTGAGGATCAAGTGGACAAATTCGTGCTGCAAGTGGACAGAAGACTCCTGTGGAGTGAGTGGTCCTTACCCTTCAGAAATGTAGTATCCAATTGGAGAGGTAAGACACATTCACacaggaaggaaataaaacagcTAAGAAAGCAAACCCACTCAGAAAATCACATCTGAAACTGGACCAAGAGCTTACCTATGTTTCAGAGCAAGACCCACCTGAGTAGACCcgttatcaccatcatcaccagcaCAGGCATTAAAAGACCAGATCAACCCTATAACTAACGAATTTGTTCTCATCAAAACAACAGAACTTCTGTAGTAACTCCCAAAGGCCTCCTGAATTTCTGGAGCTAGCCATGTACTGGGAGCTCCCACCGCTGTACCAAGGCAGGTTTCTGGCCGCCACAaaccattcatccattctttcccCCAATATTTAATGGGTGCATGTGAATGTGCCAAGCTCCTTGCTGGGCTCTGAGTAAACAGTCCTGCAGGGACAAGCCAGATCTGCCTCATGCAGCAAGCCTGAAACTGGACTATGTCCCCGGATGTTCTCCATGATTACCTAGCTTTTGACCTAAAGTATTAACATAACACCTAGGGTGTTAATGAAGAGGATTCATGTGTCTCTTGCTCCACTCTGTTCTACTCCATTGAAATAATCGTTTGTGAGTTTTCCTAAGCTCTACCAAGGTACAGGCCTTAGTTATTCTAATTGACCTCTCACCTGCATTTGAACACTTCCTCCTTGAATTTCCTGTTCATTTTCCATGACTCCACCTTCTCCTGCATCTCCTCTTTGCTCTGTGACCACTCTCCTTTGCTGGCTGTACTCTCTTTGGGCTTTCCTGACCATTCCTGAACATCCTTCTGTATACAACCTGTGTCACGCTGTGACGTTCCCACGATGTCAAGTACTGCCCATATCCAGAGGAATCCCAAATCTTGACTTCCAGTCCCCAAGTGGCAGGCCTAAACACTCATTCTGGTCATTCCACAGGTCCATCAAGCTCACCAAATCTAAAACCTTATCCCCAAACCCACTTTTCCTTCTGGCTTTTCATCAAATCATCCAAACTAGAAATCTAAGAGTCATCCACCACTCTTCCTGCCTCATCCCCTTACTCCACATCTCATCAATTTTCCCTCCTAAATGACTTTTAAATCTGCACCCTACTATTTCTATTTCTTAGccaattctttttgttgttgtttgacatggagtctagctctgtcacccaggctggagtacaatggtgtaatcttggctcactgcaacctccgcctcccaggttcaagcagttctcctgcctcagcctcctgagtagctgggattacaggtgcgtgccaccacatccagctaatttttgcatatttagtagagacagggtttcaccatgtctgtcaggctggtctcgaactcctgacctcatgatctgcccacctcagtctcccaaagtactgagatttttctttatcATCTCTCCTCATCTTATCAATAACTTCTTAGCTAATGTTCCAGCCTCTACTTCTCCACTGCTCCCTGGTTGTCTTTCTATAATGCAAATTTGAATTTGTCCTTAAAATTCTCCAAGGGCTGCATAAGCATAAGCCTCTTTGGCATGGCATTGAAGTTCTCTCTAATCTATCTGCTCCCATTGCCATTTTCCACCACCCTCCACCCAAATGCACcttatatttcagttttcacaAACCAAGACTGCCATACCTCTGCATGTTTCCTTGCTTTCTCCGATTCTCCTATCCCTGGCTTCCTAGCTAATACTGACTGAGGGCTTTCCATGTGTCTGATACATGGAAAGCCCATGACACATACTAATTTATGTAATCCTCACTGCGACACATACTAACTCATATAATTCTCACTTCTACCCTATGAGCATGCCCAGTTATTATGCCCATCCtacaaaggggaaaatggaaGCACAGAGAGATTCAACAATATGCCTAAGATTCCCTAGctagaccaggcgcagtggctcatgcctgtaatcccagcactttgggaggccaaggcgggcagataacttaagttcaggagttcaagaccagcgtggccaacatggcgaaaccccgtctctactaaaagtacaaaaattaaccgggcatggttatgcatgcctgtaattccagctactcaggaggctgaggcaggagaattgtttgaaccctggaggcggaggttgtaatgagctgagatcgcgccactgcactccagcctgggcaacaagagtgagactccgcctcaaagaaaaaaaaaaaaaaatagattccaTAATTAGCAagtagtagagctgggatttgaaatcCCGGAGTCTGGCTACAGAGTCTGTTCTCTTGACTGCCACATTATATTTCCCACCAAGATGTCAGTACTCAACTCAAAGACCATCTTCTCTATGATTGTCTCCTGACCTGATCCTTGGATTCCAGCAGTTAGGCAAGTTTCTCTCCCTGCATTTCTCTTGACACCTTACATGTACTTCTGTTATACTTATGATATCATATGATAAGCATTTGCCTACATGACCATCTCCCCTGCCGGACTGCACTGCTTAAGGTCAGAGGCCTGGTTGCACAATTCTTTGGGTTTTCAGTGTCAAAGTGAGTGCCCGACATATATGTGCTGCATAGTCAGAGTGGgataaattaatgaaaagaaagagttATGTAACTGATGTCTGTCTTAAGACAGTGCCTATATTGTTTGTTattgtaaaggaatgcttgtccTCCTTGGCAGATGTATGTTATACCATATGGTCAGATGGTAAATGTAGTAGCAACTGTATCCATTACTGTACTTCCTGGCTCAGTACTGAATATGAAATGGAGAATTATTACTCAATCGTCGTGATTGGGTGAGATAAACATATTTGTTAAAATTGTCCTGattattttttaagtggaaaagCATCCTGAAGATAAAGCATAAATtacaatatttaacaaaataatattaactAATATGCTCATATTACTTGTTTGTCATGTTTCAGATATTTAAATTAAGGCTTTGAGTTTTTTCAAGTACAGGAGTTCTAATGACTTTTCCATAGTAACAATCTCAGTACAATAATAAGAAATAAGATGGAAACATCTAGCCAAAATTGACTATCTTGTCTCTCtatctctcctcttctctctaccccctcccacccccaacacatacacacacacgccctCTCACTGTATACCTAGAACGATGAAAAAATTAATACAGCactcataaatatgtaaatacttGTTGCCACAGAAGCTTAAAATTTCATATTAAGACATAATATTCACTGATAAAATAGTTGCAGTTCTGCTCAAGGAAACATGTAAAAGTGAGGATTTCATACTTCTAGAATCTGTCTTTAGCAGAAAGAGCAGAAGTAATCTGAAAAGACAGATTGCTAACATTTCTGGTAGTTCATCTAGCTAAAATTAAGCCTGCAGGGTGACTATACACAGACACAGTTCAAAGCCACTAGTCTGAGATACACAGCCACCACCCTCCCACACTTAACTTGGGTGCTCTCAATTTTGCCCAACATTTACACTAATGTCCTTATTGGATTCAAGCTTGCTGATTTATAAATACCTAAGGGTAAATGCGATTGACTGATGGAGCctattttgttttcagtaaaaCATGGCATTTAGATCTTATGAATTCAGAATTATAACCATGTTTTAAAGGGTAAAGCAGACAGGATTAGGCCTCAGTCAGAGTGGGCCCTAGTGAAGCCACAGGAAGTCTAACATGAAAGCCACGGTTTCAAAGCTCATACCAAACTTATCAGTGGAGGCTAGAAGCAGAAGAACCTTTTGGCTCACCCGCCAGTGTTACTGGTGATGCCAAAGGAATGACTGCATGAGCCTCTTTCCTCCATGTTAAGAACCATTCtaaggccagacgcggtggctcacacctgtaatcccagcactttcggaggccgaggtgggcggatcacctgaggtcgggagttcgagaccagcctgaccaacatggagaaaccctgtctctactaaaaatacaaatttagctgggtatggtggcacatgcctgtaatcccagctacttgggaggctgaggcaggagaatcgcttgaacacgggaggcagaggttgcagtgagccaagattgcgccattgcacttcagcctggtcaacaagagcaaaactttgtctcagaaaataaaaaataaaattaaaagtaaataaataagaaccaTTATAAAAGGGATTCTTAATCAGGATGAAGGGGTACACCTCAGGAACTGCCCCTAGGAAATTGGGCACCATTACTCCTTTCATACAAAAGAACCAACAAAAGCAGTATTTCAGTGGGTCAACTTCTAAATAGGAAAATGGGAATATTCACCAGAGCCAGTCTGTCGCCTCAAGGTACATGTGGATCTGTGGATTTTAACTCCTCCACCCTCATGGTAGAGGCATGGGCTTACAGTAACAGCTAGGACTGGAGACCCAGCAATGAGAAACTGTCCAAGACCACCAATGATGATGTCACAATGTCCCACTGTCCCAGAGCGTCTACCCTGGACCTCCCTGCCCCAGCTTGGCCACTCCTAGATGAGACCAAGGCTCAGCCTGGGGTGTTTGTCCTTGACAGCTCCAGTCAGTTGCAGAGAATGAATTCATTGAAACCATAATGAGTGAAACAGTTCCACAGGTAGCAAGCTAGAGGGTCTTCTAGAATCCTGGACATTTGTCCCTGGATACTTTTGGAAATCCTCACTGAGACATTTTCCACCGATGATGACAGAGGGATGGTGGTATTGAATCACCCCCCGCTTTCCTGTCTATTCCATGGATAGTATATAAAGCATGAAcatatctctgagcctcagcattCTCAATTACAAAATGAGATGGAGTTGAATTACAATAAATTTCCGTCAAACCGTAACTTTGTTTGATTCCTTCCTGGTAGACTATTGTGAGCTGCCCTCAAAGATCagaaaagtggccgggcgcggtggctcacgcctgtaatcccagcactttgggaggccgaggcgggcggatcacaaggtcaggagatcgagaccacggtgaaaccccgtctctactaaaaatacaaaaaattagccgggcgcggttgtgggcgcctgtagtcccagctactcgggaggctgaggcaggagaatggcgtgaacccgggaggcggagcttgcagtgagccgagatctggccactgcactccagcctgggcgacagagcgagactccgtctcaaaaaaaaaaaaaaaaaaaaaaaaaaaaaaaaaagatcagaaaagTATAGCCAGTTGCattttttcactcattcattcactataAATATATGAAGTGCTGAGACCAGCACTGTCTGACAAATATGATGTAAGCCACAAATACCGGGCAAATAAGAAAGTTTAACTTTCCTTGTAGTGTCATTTTACAAAGTGAGGAGCATCCTGATTGCTGAACACGTGGAGGTGCCTGCAGAGCGTCACCCTGGAGAGAGCATGAAAGCTCTGCACCTTCTCCCACAACGCCTTGCCCTGTGCTTCTCTTCATCTAAATTGTCTTCTGTATCCTTTATTATGTACTTTAAATAAACTAgcaaatgggccgggcgcagtggctcacgcctgtaatcccagcactttgggaggccgaggctcgtggatcacccgaggtcaggagtttgagaccagcctggccaacatggcaaaatgctgtctctactaaaaatatacaaatgagcc encodes:
- the LOC139360813 gene encoding collagen, type I, alpha 1b-like produces the protein MDGGGGGGSSHGLAGLPLMRSAGRPGAARGGSPGPRGGGGTEAGGGHPARGFPRARGSPGAEAGGAAGEGRATQALRAPTSSCSAGRSLVGAPGDTPPPFPTRFLPDGHGRVYAGWKRGRAAADKLSGWGRLKRMVEELHPSQTSPPHQYQKKREDSGNTYPRSVFSSSPPPISVSYLDPFPRVGIPGETLVQPCGSCHSVSEAQALPRPVSAGRQWGNPRVGWGGVHWDPRPGCGSPGGLPTASSQYPLSSACPG